Proteins encoded within one genomic window of Ailuropoda melanoleuca isolate Jingjing chromosome 16, ASM200744v2, whole genome shotgun sequence:
- the ETV6 gene encoding transcription factor ETV6 isoform X2, with translation MNGKALLLLTKEDFRYRSPHSGDVLYELLQHILKQRKPRILFSPFFHPGNSIHTQPEVILHQNHEEDNCVQRTPRPPVENVHHNPPTIELLHRSRSPVTANHRPSPDPEQRPLRSPLDNMIRRLSPAERAQGPRLHQENNHQESYPLSVSPMENNHCPPSSEPHQKPSSPRQESTRVIQLMPSPIMHPLILNPRHSVDFKQSRLSEDGLHREGKPINLSHREDLAYMNHIMVSVSPPEEHAMPIGRIADCRLLWDYVYQLLSDSRYENFIRWEDKESKIFRIVDPNGLARLWGNHKNRTNMTYEKMSRALRHYYKLNIIRKEPGQRLLFRFMKTPDEIMSGRTDRLEHLESQELDEQMYQEDEC, from the exons ATGAATGGCAAAGCTCTCCTGCTGCTGACCAAAGAGGACTTTCGCTATCGATCTCCTCATTCAG gtGATGTGCTCTATGAACTCCTTCAGCATATTCTGAAGCAGAGAAAACCTCGGATTCTTTTTTCACCGTTCTTCCATCCTGGAAACTCTATACACACACAGCCAGAAGTCATCCTGCATCAGAACCATGAAGAAG ATAATTGTGTCCAGAGGACCCCAAGGCCACCAGTGGAGAACGTGCACCACAACCCCCCCACCATTGAACTGTTGCACCGTTCTAGATCGCCTGTCACAGCCAATCACCGGCCTTCTCCCGACCCCGAGCAGCGGCCCCTCCGGTCCCCCCTGGACAACATGATCCGCCGCCTCTCCCCGGCCGAGAGGGCCCAGGGGCCGAGGCTCCACCAGGAGAACAACCACCAGGAGTCCTACCCCCTGTCAGTGTCTCCCATGGAGAATAACCACTGCCCGCCGTCCTCCGAGCCCCACCAGAAGCCATCGAGCCCCCGGCAGGAGAGCACCCGCGTCATCCAGCTGATGCCCAGCCCCATCATGCACCCTTTGATCCTGAACCCCCGGCACTCCGTGGATTTCAAACAGTCCAGGCTCTCCGAGGACGGGCTGCATAGGGAAGGGAAGCCCATCAACCTCTCGCATCGGGAAGACCTGGCGTACATGAACCACATCATGGTGTCTGTCTCCCCGCCCGAGGAGCACGCCATGCCCATTGGGAGAATAGCAG actgtagattgctttgggattACGTCTATCAGTTGCTTTCTGACAGCCGGTACGAAAACTTCATCCGATGGGAGGACAAAGAATCCAAAATATTCCGGATAGTGGATCCCAATGGACTGGCTCGACTGTGGGGAAACCATAAG aacagaacaaacatGACCTATGAGAAAATGTCCAGAGCCCTGCGCCATTACTACAAACTAAACATTATCAGGAAGGAGCCAGGACAAAGGCTTTTGTTCAG GTTTATGAAAACCCCAGATGAAATCATGAGTGGCCGAACGGACCGTCTGGAGCACCTTGAGTCCCAGGAGCTGGATGAACAAATGTACCAAGAAGACGAGTGCTGA
- the ETV6 gene encoding transcription factor ETV6 isoform X1: MEDDSIRLPAHLRLQPVYWSRDDVAQWLKWAENEFSLRPIDSNTFEMNGKALLLLTKEDFRYRSPHSGDVLYELLQHILKQRKPRILFSPFFHPGNSIHTQPEVILHQNHEEDNCVQRTPRPPVENVHHNPPTIELLHRSRSPVTANHRPSPDPEQRPLRSPLDNMIRRLSPAERAQGPRLHQENNHQESYPLSVSPMENNHCPPSSEPHQKPSSPRQESTRVIQLMPSPIMHPLILNPRHSVDFKQSRLSEDGLHREGKPINLSHREDLAYMNHIMVSVSPPEEHAMPIGRIADCRLLWDYVYQLLSDSRYENFIRWEDKESKIFRIVDPNGLARLWGNHKNRTNMTYEKMSRALRHYYKLNIIRKEPGQRLLFRFMKTPDEIMSGRTDRLEHLESQELDEQMYQEDEC; the protein is encoded by the exons GCTTGCAGCCAGTTTACTGGAGCAGGGATGACGTAGCCCAGTGGCTCAAGTGGGCTGAAAACGAGTTTTCTTTAAGGCCAATTGACAGCAACACGTTTGAAATGAATGGCAAAGCTCTCCTGCTGCTGACCAAAGAGGACTTTCGCTATCGATCTCCTCATTCAG gtGATGTGCTCTATGAACTCCTTCAGCATATTCTGAAGCAGAGAAAACCTCGGATTCTTTTTTCACCGTTCTTCCATCCTGGAAACTCTATACACACACAGCCAGAAGTCATCCTGCATCAGAACCATGAAGAAG ATAATTGTGTCCAGAGGACCCCAAGGCCACCAGTGGAGAACGTGCACCACAACCCCCCCACCATTGAACTGTTGCACCGTTCTAGATCGCCTGTCACAGCCAATCACCGGCCTTCTCCCGACCCCGAGCAGCGGCCCCTCCGGTCCCCCCTGGACAACATGATCCGCCGCCTCTCCCCGGCCGAGAGGGCCCAGGGGCCGAGGCTCCACCAGGAGAACAACCACCAGGAGTCCTACCCCCTGTCAGTGTCTCCCATGGAGAATAACCACTGCCCGCCGTCCTCCGAGCCCCACCAGAAGCCATCGAGCCCCCGGCAGGAGAGCACCCGCGTCATCCAGCTGATGCCCAGCCCCATCATGCACCCTTTGATCCTGAACCCCCGGCACTCCGTGGATTTCAAACAGTCCAGGCTCTCCGAGGACGGGCTGCATAGGGAAGGGAAGCCCATCAACCTCTCGCATCGGGAAGACCTGGCGTACATGAACCACATCATGGTGTCTGTCTCCCCGCCCGAGGAGCACGCCATGCCCATTGGGAGAATAGCAG actgtagattgctttgggattACGTCTATCAGTTGCTTTCTGACAGCCGGTACGAAAACTTCATCCGATGGGAGGACAAAGAATCCAAAATATTCCGGATAGTGGATCCCAATGGACTGGCTCGACTGTGGGGAAACCATAAG aacagaacaaacatGACCTATGAGAAAATGTCCAGAGCCCTGCGCCATTACTACAAACTAAACATTATCAGGAAGGAGCCAGGACAAAGGCTTTTGTTCAG GTTTATGAAAACCCCAGATGAAATCATGAGTGGCCGAACGGACCGTCTGGAGCACCTTGAGTCCCAGGAGCTGGATGAACAAATGTACCAAGAAGACGAGTGCTGA